From the bacterium genome, one window contains:
- a CDS encoding carbon starvation protein A — translation MLKKIFHTLPWIALSIIGAFAYTTIALHRGESLNAVWILLSALCTYTIGYRFYSKWIATKIAVLNDNRKTPCEVHEDGRDFVKTNKWIVFGHHFAAISGPGPLVGPVLAAQFGYLPGTLWILIGVVLGGAVQDFFILFSSMRRNGKSLGEMVKEEISGFAGIIALIAIVSIMIILIAVLGLVVVKALAHSPWGTFTILATIPIAMFMGCYMRFIRIGKVSEVTLIGIVLLLASVWGGKFFHEIPALSKILTFDGPTLAWGIIIYGILASILPVWLLLAPRDYLSTFMKLGTIGALAIGILIVMPEVHMPALSRFIDGTGPIFAGKIFPFCFITIACGAISGFHSLIASGTTPKLITRESHARMVGYGSMILESCVAIMALIAATTLDPGVYFAINTPPAAFGGVAQTTVQTISGWGFPVTVEQMTSLAANIGETTLFGRTGGAPTLAVGMAHIFSQVLGGEKLMALWYHFAIMFEALFILTTIDAGTRVGRFLLQALLGHIYQPLGNINAYGPNIAASLLFVCGWGYFLYNGVIDPNGGINSLWPLFGIANQLLSVIALCLATTILIKMNKSRYILVTLAPLLWLVSVTYTAGLTKIFSADPKLGFLAQAHFMEGQLAQNLIPADKIAATSQIIFNMKLNAVVDGVFLALVTMILLACFSKWIKMKLGKEPLHLKESPAYFFYTSTPVGVSYYVKEENNKLTGQAWAKEMEHKFTRPRCC, via the coding sequence ATGCTTAAAAAAATCTTCCACACCCTCCCCTGGATCGCGCTCTCTATTATAGGCGCCTTTGCCTACACCACCATTGCCCTTCACCGTGGCGAATCACTCAATGCCGTTTGGATACTCCTCTCTGCCCTCTGCACCTACACCATTGGCTATCGCTTTTATTCCAAATGGATTGCCACCAAGATCGCCGTCTTAAACGACAACCGCAAAACACCCTGCGAGGTTCATGAAGACGGCCGCGATTTTGTGAAAACTAATAAATGGATTGTATTTGGCCATCACTTTGCCGCCATCAGCGGCCCGGGTCCTTTGGTGGGCCCTGTTTTGGCTGCTCAATTTGGTTACTTGCCCGGCACTTTGTGGATTCTTATTGGTGTTGTGTTAGGCGGAGCGGTTCAAGATTTCTTCATCCTATTTTCATCCATGCGCCGTAACGGAAAAAGTTTGGGTGAAATGGTAAAAGAAGAAATCAGCGGCTTTGCCGGTATTATTGCCCTTATCGCTATTGTCTCCATCATGATTATTCTTATTGCTGTTTTAGGACTTGTGGTCGTCAAAGCTTTAGCTCATAGCCCTTGGGGAACTTTTACTATTTTGGCAACCATCCCCATTGCCATGTTTATGGGATGCTACATGCGTTTTATCCGTATTGGCAAAGTAAGCGAAGTGACCCTTATTGGCATTGTTTTATTGCTAGCATCCGTGTGGGGAGGAAAATTTTTTCACGAAATTCCTGCACTCTCAAAAATTTTAACTTTTGATGGCCCAACTTTAGCCTGGGGCATTATAATATATGGTATCCTCGCCTCTATTCTTCCGGTTTGGCTCCTCTTAGCTCCCCGCGATTATCTTTCTACTTTTATGAAATTGGGAACGATTGGCGCTTTAGCCATTGGTATTCTCATTGTGATGCCCGAAGTGCATATGCCCGCATTAAGCCGTTTTATTGATGGAACAGGCCCTATTTTTGCCGGCAAAATCTTTCCGTTTTGTTTTATCACCATAGCCTGCGGTGCCATCAGCGGTTTTCATTCACTGATTGCCAGTGGCACTACACCAAAACTGATTACCCGCGAAAGTCATGCGCGTATGGTGGGTTATGGAAGCATGATTTTAGAATCGTGTGTGGCCATCATGGCCTTAATTGCCGCCACCACGCTTGACCCCGGTGTTTATTTTGCCATCAACACCCCTCCTGCTGCTTTTGGTGGCGTTGCCCAAACTACAGTTCAAACCATTAGCGGTTGGGGATTTCCAGTGACTGTTGAACAAATGACAAGTCTTGCAGCCAATATAGGCGAAACAACTCTCTTTGGACGTACAGGGGGCGCCCCCACTTTAGCCGTAGGGATGGCGCATATTTTTTCTCAGGTATTAGGAGGCGAAAAGTTAATGGCCCTTTGGTACCACTTTGCCATCATGTTTGAGGCTCTTTTTATTTTAACAACCATTGATGCCGGCACGCGTGTGGGCCGTTTTTTATTACAAGCCCTCCTTGGTCATATTTATCAACCTTTGGGTAATATCAACGCATACGGCCCCAATATTGCGGCAAGTTTATTGTTTGTGTGTGGCTGGGGTTATTTTTTATACAACGGCGTGATTGACCCCAATGGCGGTATTAATTCGTTATGGCCACTGTTTGGTATTGCTAATCAGTTACTCTCGGTAATTGCGCTTTGTCTGGCCACCACAATTTTAATTAAGATGAATAAGAGCCGCTATATTTTGGTTACTCTCGCCCCTCTGTTGTGGCTCGTGAGTGTAACGTACACAGCAGGATTAACAAAAATATTTTCAGCCGATCCTAAACTGGGCTTTTTAGCCCAAGCTCATTTTATGGAAGGACAACTGGCTCAAAATTTAATTCCCGCCGATAAAATTGCCGCTACGTCTCAGATTATTTTTAATATGAAGCTTAATGCTGTAGTTGATGGAGTGTTTCTGGCTTTAGTGACCATGATTTTATTAGCCTGTTTTAGCAAATGGATAAAAATGAAGTTGGGAAAAGAACCGCTTCATTTAAAAGAATCACCCGCTTATTTTTTTTATACCAGCACGCCTGTTGGGGTTTCTTATTATGTGAAGGAAGAAAATAATAAATTAACAGGTCAAGCTTGGGCAAAAGAAATGGAACACAAATTTACCAGGCCACGGTGTTGTTAG